A stretch of Paenibacillus mucilaginosus 3016 DNA encodes these proteins:
- a CDS encoding rod shape-determining protein, translating to MLSKDIGIDLGTANVLIHVKGRGVVLDEPSVVAIESDGKRVLAVGEEAFRMVGRTPGNIVAIRPLKDGVIADFEITELMLKYFINKVGGRNWYSHPRILICAPTNITSVEQKAIREAAERSGAREVFLEEEPKAAAIGAGMDIYQPSGNMVVDIGGGTTDVAVLSMGDIVTSSSIKIAGDKFDSSIMKYIKSKYKLLIGERTSEDIKKRIGTVHPEGKKETMDIRGRDMVSGLPLTMTINSQEIQEALDEPVSNIVAAAKSVLERTPPELSADIIDRGVILTGGGAMLHGIDQLLADELKVPVLIAEDPMHCVVKGTGIMLDNLDKVSKRKF from the coding sequence ATGTTAAGCAAGGATATCGGCATTGATCTCGGGACGGCGAACGTTCTGATTCATGTGAAAGGTCGGGGCGTGGTGCTCGATGAGCCGTCCGTCGTCGCCATCGAAAGCGATGGGAAGCGGGTGCTTGCCGTCGGCGAAGAAGCGTTCCGCATGGTCGGTCGCACACCGGGCAATATCGTGGCGATCCGCCCGCTGAAAGACGGGGTCATTGCCGACTTTGAGATTACGGAACTGATGTTGAAGTACTTCATCAATAAGGTCGGAGGGAGGAATTGGTACTCTCACCCGCGTATTCTGATCTGCGCTCCGACCAACATCACCTCCGTGGAGCAGAAGGCCATCAGGGAAGCTGCCGAACGGAGCGGAGCGCGGGAAGTCTTCTTGGAAGAGGAGCCGAAAGCGGCAGCCATCGGCGCCGGCATGGATATTTACCAGCCGAGCGGCAACATGGTTGTGGACATCGGCGGGGGGACGACGGATGTCGCCGTTCTGTCCATGGGCGACATCGTCACCTCCTCTTCCATTAAAATTGCAGGGGACAAGTTCGATTCCTCCATCATGAAATATATCAAAAGCAAGTACAAGCTCCTGATCGGTGAGAGAACGAGCGAAGACATTAAGAAGCGCATCGGCACGGTTCATCCGGAAGGCAAGAAGGAGACGATGGATATCCGCGGCCGCGACATGGTCAGCGGACTTCCCCTGACGATGACGATCAACTCGCAGGAGATTCAGGAAGCCCTCGACGAGCCGGTCTCGAACATTGTGGCCGCGGCCAAGAGCGTGCTTGAGCGGACTCCGCCGGAGCTGTCGGCGGACATCATCGACCGCGGCGTCATTCTGACGGGCGGCGGTGCGATGCTGCACGGTATCGATCAGCTGCTGGCGGACGAGCTTAAGGTGCCCGTCCTCATTGCGGAAGATCCGATGCATTGTGTGGTAAAAGGAACGGGAATCATGCTCGACAACTTAGACAAGGTATCCAAACGCAAATTTTAG
- a CDS encoding flagellar hook-basal body protein yields MLRGLYTAASGMIAQQRKHDIVTNNIANLNTPGFKGGNGINRSFPEVLIERTRDDNSGPAAATRTVGRIHTGVLAEENVSLHAQGDLQETNNPFDFALVSNIQVPGARFDSSGKYVDENGERVIQPQAFFTIQNAAGDTRYSLNGKFSLDVNGRMIDSEGNQVLGSDGQPIVLMDGNTPVTNFRITRDGQFTNVDGRPINGANGQPLTMMITRVEDPNLLIREGNGLYRLSEENQAMAQQAGGQDQFEVRQGFVERSNVDAGQSMVDMMSALRAYEANQKMIQFYDKSMEKAANDVGRV; encoded by the coding sequence ATGTTAAGAGGCCTGTATACTGCCGCATCCGGCATGATTGCTCAGCAGCGTAAACACGACATCGTGACCAACAACATCGCTAACCTGAATACGCCTGGCTTCAAGGGCGGCAACGGGATCAACCGGTCGTTTCCCGAAGTGCTTATTGAGCGTACCCGGGACGACAACTCGGGTCCTGCCGCCGCAACCCGGACCGTAGGCCGTATTCACACAGGCGTCTTGGCAGAGGAGAACGTGTCTTTGCATGCGCAGGGCGATCTTCAGGAGACGAACAATCCGTTTGATTTTGCCCTCGTTTCGAATATCCAGGTGCCGGGCGCACGCTTTGATTCCTCCGGCAAATATGTCGACGAGAACGGAGAGCGCGTCATCCAGCCGCAGGCGTTCTTCACGATCCAGAATGCGGCGGGCGACACCCGCTACTCGCTTAACGGCAAGTTCTCTCTTGATGTGAACGGCCGGATGATCGATTCGGAAGGCAATCAGGTGCTGGGTTCAGATGGACAACCCATCGTGCTTATGGACGGCAATACGCCTGTGACGAACTTCCGCATTACGCGGGACGGCCAGTTCACGAATGTGGACGGGCGTCCGATCAACGGGGCGAACGGACAGCCGCTCACCATGATGATTACCCGCGTTGAGGATCCGAACCTGCTCATCCGTGAGGGGAACGGGCTCTACCGTCTGAGTGAAGAGAATCAGGCAATGGCCCAGCAGGCCGGCGGTCAGGATCAATTCGAAGTACGCCAGGGCTTCGTGGAGCGCTCCAACGTGGATGCGGGACAATCCATGGTGGACATGATGTCCGCTCTCCGCGCATATGAAGCGAACCAGAAGATGATCCAGTTCTACGACAAGAGCATGGAGAAAGCCGCGAACGACGTAGGCCGCGTGTAA
- a CDS encoding flagellar hook-basal body protein codes for MNNSMINSSVSMHSLQQKLDLVANNIANVNTTGYKRREASFQDVLTSVKQQPQTFEKNGRLTPLGYGQGWGSKMVAAQLNLQQGSLQVTDNLLDMAIEGNGLFEISANGEDENGNPARTTRWTRNGAFELSQSTDPADPRTFLTTKDGHYVMGADDQPIRIPAGHRVQIQADGVIMAYNEANQTAAPVQAGQLKMVRVVRPQLLEQIGDNLYGLAGDITPQQRDEILQTVNAGNNEVDPITVRQGFLEQSNVNLSEEMTELLTVQRAYQLNSRAISSADQMMNLANNLRV; via the coding sequence TTGAATAACTCGATGATCAACTCTTCCGTATCGATGCATTCACTGCAGCAGAAGCTTGACCTTGTGGCGAACAATATCGCCAATGTGAATACGACCGGATACAAGCGCCGTGAAGCGTCGTTCCAGGACGTACTGACGAGTGTGAAGCAGCAGCCGCAGACCTTCGAGAAGAACGGGCGTCTTACCCCGCTCGGTTACGGTCAGGGCTGGGGTTCCAAGATGGTTGCCGCGCAGCTGAATCTGCAGCAGGGCTCCCTGCAGGTAACCGACAATCTGCTCGATATGGCTATTGAGGGCAACGGACTGTTCGAGATCTCGGCCAATGGGGAGGACGAGAACGGCAACCCTGCTAGAACGACACGCTGGACCCGTAACGGGGCCTTTGAGCTGTCGCAGTCGACCGATCCGGCCGATCCGCGGACCTTCCTGACTACCAAGGATGGGCACTACGTCATGGGCGCTGATGACCAGCCGATCCGGATTCCAGCCGGCCACCGCGTGCAGATCCAGGCGGATGGTGTTATTATGGCTTATAACGAAGCGAATCAAACGGCGGCTCCGGTACAGGCCGGCCAGCTGAAGATGGTCCGTGTGGTCCGTCCGCAGCTGCTTGAGCAGATCGGCGATAACCTGTACGGTTTGGCGGGAGACATCACACCGCAGCAGCGGGATGAAATTCTGCAAACGGTGAATGCGGGCAACAACGAAGTTGATCCGATCACGGTACGCCAAGGCTTCCTGGAGCAGTCGAACGTCAACCTTTCGGAGGAAATGACGGAGCTGCTTACGGTTCAGCGGGCATATCAGCTCAATTCCAGAGCGATTTCGTCTGCGGACCAAATGATGAACCTGGCCAATAACCTGCGTGTATAA
- a CDS encoding DNA-directed RNA polymerase subunit beta, which translates to MQSEVGVLSENPKKAPALSPRWKKITLTVLKWTWIPLLCLAALFTGLSIGYAVIGQGDFKDVWDPGTWRHLFDLVFAEN; encoded by the coding sequence TTGCAAAGCGAGGTAGGAGTCTTGAGCGAGAATCCAAAGAAGGCGCCTGCCCTCTCCCCACGGTGGAAGAAGATCACACTCACCGTGCTGAAATGGACATGGATTCCCTTACTCTGTTTGGCTGCTCTGTTTACAGGGCTTTCGATCGGTTATGCGGTGATCGGCCAAGGAGACTTCAAGGATGTGTGGGATCCGGGAACATGGCGCCACTTGTTCGATTTGGTGTTTGCCGAAAATTGA
- a CDS encoding CDP-alcohol phosphatidyltransferase family protein, translating to MWNVPNILTLCRFLLIPAYLVVFEAGYIRSAFFILLLAGATDVLDGYIARRRGLVTDLGSMLDPLADKSMMIAVILSLVFSQMISWQAACAMFLRDAGMIAGSAYFHFRGKKTVPANAMGKLTTVLYYVAILLIIFELPYAHAYLWFVISVSILTSIIYILQFNLLHKRAGKPQSLDKPR from the coding sequence GTGTGGAATGTGCCTAATATACTCACCCTATGCCGCTTTTTACTGATACCGGCATATCTCGTTGTATTCGAGGCCGGGTATATAAGAAGCGCCTTCTTCATTCTGCTGCTCGCCGGAGCAACAGATGTGCTCGACGGGTATATCGCACGCCGCCGCGGACTGGTCACGGATCTCGGCAGTATGCTGGATCCCCTGGCCGACAAGTCCATGATGATCGCGGTGATCCTGTCGCTTGTGTTCTCGCAGATGATTTCCTGGCAGGCGGCCTGCGCCATGTTCCTTCGGGATGCCGGCATGATTGCCGGATCGGCTTACTTTCATTTCCGGGGCAAGAAGACCGTCCCCGCTAACGCCATGGGCAAACTGACGACCGTTTTGTATTACGTGGCGATTCTTCTGATTATATTCGAGCTCCCCTATGCTCACGCCTACTTATGGTTCGTCATTTCGGTTTCTATCCTAACCTCCATCATCTATATCCTTCAATTCAACCTCTTACACAAACGAGCAGGCAAGCCGCAATCCTTGGATAAACCCAGGTAG
- the fabZ gene encoding 3-hydroxyacyl-ACP dehydratase FabZ, producing the protein MLDAKQIQQIIPHRYPFLLVDRILEVEAGKRAVGIKNVTINEPFFQGHFPEYPVMPGVLIVEALAQVGTVAMLSVEENQGKIGFFAGIDNFRFREQVLPGDTLTMEVVMTRVKGVIGKGHGTARVGDKVVAEGELMFALKAPN; encoded by the coding sequence TTGTTAGACGCCAAGCAGATTCAACAGATTATCCCACACCGCTACCCGTTCCTCCTGGTGGACCGGATTCTCGAGGTAGAGGCCGGAAAAAGGGCCGTGGGCATCAAAAACGTCACGATTAACGAACCCTTCTTTCAGGGTCACTTTCCGGAATATCCGGTGATGCCGGGGGTGCTGATCGTTGAAGCGCTGGCCCAGGTGGGAACCGTAGCGATGCTCAGCGTGGAGGAAAATCAGGGCAAGATCGGCTTTTTTGCCGGGATCGATAATTTCCGCTTCCGTGAGCAGGTATTGCCGGGAGACACCCTGACCATGGAAGTGGTCATGACGCGGGTCAAAGGGGTTATCGGCAAAGGACACGGTACGGCACGAGTAGGGGACAAAGTCGTCGCCGAGGGAGAGCTCATGTTCGCCCTGAAGGCGCCTAACTAA
- a CDS encoding phospho-sugar mutase, producing the protein MNTQTRVQEQYELWLGDAAIDAATKEELRSIEGDAKEIEDRFYRDLEFGTGGLRGVIGAGTNRINAYTVARATQGLAQFLLETAGKDQPSVVIAYDSRNQSPEFALETAKVLAGNGIKAYVFESLRTTPELSFAVRHLNADAGVVITASHNPPEYNGYKVYGNDGGQLVPHQAEQVIEQIRGVQSFADVKRSSRADAEKAGLLQWIGQAVDDEYIRAVTAVSRNPQLIKETADDFRIVYTPLHGAGNLSVRAALAGVGFTQVHVVAEQELPDANFSTVKSPNPEEREAFTLAINEAKKIGADIIIGTDPDCDRMGAVVKDPSGEYFVLSGNQSGAIMVDYLLSSLKDRGEMPENGVVVKTIVTSEMGAVIAEHYGAKVVNTLTGFKYIGEKMTQYEQTGEATFLFGYEESYGYLAGNYARDKDAVIASMLISEAAAYYKSQGKTLYDVLQELYERHGYFLEKLESRTLKGKDGVEQIGSIMTDWRTNAPEQINGLKVTKIEDFSEGLYGLPVENVLKYTLEDDSWFTLRPSGTEPKIKVYFAVRSSSSEGAASSLDQLVETVMSRVDKK; encoded by the coding sequence ATGAACACACAAACACGGGTGCAAGAACAGTATGAGCTTTGGCTGGGGGATGCGGCGATCGACGCGGCAACCAAAGAGGAGCTGCGCTCCATCGAAGGCGACGCCAAAGAAATCGAAGACCGCTTCTACCGCGATCTCGAATTCGGTACGGGCGGCCTGCGCGGGGTTATCGGCGCAGGAACGAACCGCATCAACGCTTATACGGTTGCCCGCGCGACGCAGGGCCTGGCCCAATTCCTGCTGGAGACGGCAGGCAAAGATCAGCCTTCGGTCGTCATCGCATACGACTCCCGCAATCAATCGCCTGAATTTGCTCTTGAGACAGCCAAAGTGCTGGCCGGCAACGGAATCAAGGCATATGTATTCGAATCGCTCCGCACCACGCCTGAGCTTTCGTTCGCTGTGCGTCATCTGAATGCCGACGCAGGCGTAGTGATTACAGCAAGCCACAACCCGCCGGAGTATAACGGCTACAAGGTTTACGGCAATGACGGCGGCCAGCTCGTTCCGCATCAGGCGGAGCAGGTTATCGAGCAGATCCGCGGCGTGCAGTCCTTCGCCGATGTGAAGCGTTCTTCCCGTGCGGATGCCGAGAAGGCCGGTCTGCTGCAGTGGATCGGACAAGCGGTGGACGACGAGTATATCCGTGCGGTTACCGCCGTCAGCCGCAATCCGCAGCTGATCAAAGAGACCGCCGATGACTTCCGCATCGTTTACACGCCGCTGCACGGCGCAGGCAACCTCTCCGTCCGCGCGGCTCTGGCCGGCGTAGGCTTCACGCAGGTGCATGTCGTGGCCGAGCAGGAGCTTCCGGATGCCAACTTCTCCACCGTGAAGTCGCCGAACCCGGAAGAGCGAGAAGCCTTCACGCTGGCGATCAACGAAGCGAAGAAGATCGGTGCCGACATTATTATCGGCACGGACCCGGACTGCGACCGGATGGGTGCCGTAGTTAAGGATCCGAGCGGTGAATATTTCGTCCTCTCGGGCAACCAGTCGGGTGCGATCATGGTCGACTACCTGCTGAGCTCCCTCAAAGATCGCGGCGAAATGCCGGAGAACGGCGTTGTCGTAAAGACCATCGTAACAAGTGAGATGGGTGCGGTTATTGCCGAGCACTACGGTGCGAAGGTCGTGAACACGCTGACCGGTTTTAAATATATCGGCGAAAAGATGACGCAGTATGAGCAGACGGGCGAAGCCACGTTCCTGTTCGGTTACGAGGAGAGCTACGGCTACCTGGCAGGCAACTATGCGCGCGACAAGGATGCCGTCATCGCCTCGATGCTGATCAGTGAAGCGGCTGCCTACTACAAGAGCCAGGGCAAGACGCTCTACGACGTGCTGCAGGAGCTCTACGAGCGTCACGGCTACTTCCTCGAGAAGCTCGAGTCCCGCACGCTGAAGGGCAAGGACGGGGTAGAGCAGATCGGCAGCATCATGACAGACTGGCGTACGAACGCACCTGAGCAAATCAACGGCCTGAAAGTGACGAAGATCGAAGACTTCTCGGAGGGTCTGTATGGTCTGCCTGTCGAGAACGTGCTGAAGTATACGCTGGAGGACGACTCCTGGTTCACGCTTCGCCCGTCCGGTACGGAACCGAAGATCAAAGTCTACTTTGCGGTACGCAGCTCTTCTTCCGAAGGGGCGGCCAGCTCGCTTGACCAGCTTGTCGAAACCGTTATGAGCCGTGTAGATAAGAAATAA
- a CDS encoding DUF5693 family protein — protein MKGRYLRLNQWAVKALWWLVILGMLASLAIAYERYQTEEGSGRRVEFVMDYRDLLEISDLQTDPKRFVSDQLQKLKEHRVGSLAVYEATLNELQLSRRLQVYSSQEAAVLTQSPGTIGENFTYVLFESGETERRLAPVIRQAFEDLGVAVRPWNYKNQPGLRIEMAKEEAVLKSMDPDPMTLETLKSQGFTIVFRMSNRRAFEAARMDALLSTMKDLGVRRIIVDGDSVPGFISEKDVSGLDGMGEILTKHKIGLAVIEMQKTPQRGFNGLAQRIRHDVVRLHSFTENDAQKLTENITAEELKGRIQGVADRFVLAAKDRNIRMVLLNARAVKSLEKGRILHPLDSIYEALTGADGAIPRIAKAGYKMAPAEPFQLVHSSWQTPAKLLVWAGSVALIALMISYFIPEITAVVFLLGMIGSAGLYVLSSSLFSQGLALGAGTSAATLSIMVALQAARRKLDKPDGNRLLFAIGLLLRASLISVIGLLFIVGLLNQIQYSLVLEQFRGVSVLHLAPIALVGLYWLLFMDKVSYKERWARAQSMLSSNISVLWIVAAAVLAAAGYYYLSRTGNEGQASDWEKYFRSFLENTLGVRPRTKEFLLSHPLFILGAYLSFKYRSALLLILAGVIGQASVVDTFAHLHTPLQISAIRVLYGLGFGTLIGIALIIVWEIITRSWQRWVPRLNE, from the coding sequence TTGAAAGGAAGGTATTTGCGACTGAATCAATGGGCGGTGAAGGCGCTGTGGTGGCTCGTGATCCTCGGAATGCTCGCCTCCTTAGCGATCGCCTATGAACGGTACCAGACGGAAGAAGGATCGGGCCGCCGGGTGGAGTTCGTCATGGATTACCGGGATCTCCTAGAGATCTCGGATCTGCAGACGGACCCTAAGCGGTTCGTCAGCGATCAGCTTCAGAAGTTGAAAGAGCATCGGGTCGGTTCCTTGGCCGTGTATGAGGCGACGCTCAATGAGCTTCAGCTCAGCCGCCGTCTGCAGGTATACTCTTCGCAGGAAGCGGCTGTGCTTACACAGTCGCCGGGCACCATAGGCGAGAACTTCACCTACGTGCTCTTCGAGAGCGGTGAGACGGAGCGCCGGCTTGCGCCAGTCATCCGTCAGGCGTTCGAAGACCTGGGTGTGGCGGTCCGCCCGTGGAACTACAAGAACCAGCCGGGTCTGCGGATCGAGATGGCCAAGGAAGAAGCGGTGCTGAAGTCCATGGACCCCGATCCGATGACGCTTGAGACGCTGAAGTCACAGGGCTTTACGATCGTATTCCGGATGTCCAACCGCAGAGCCTTTGAGGCGGCCCGAATGGACGCGCTGCTCAGCACCATGAAAGACCTCGGAGTACGCCGCATTATTGTGGACGGGGACAGCGTGCCCGGTTTTATCAGCGAGAAGGACGTATCCGGTCTGGATGGCATGGGTGAGATCCTCACCAAGCACAAGATCGGCCTGGCTGTGATCGAGATGCAAAAAACGCCGCAGCGGGGCTTCAACGGCCTGGCTCAGCGCATTCGCCATGATGTGGTGCGGCTGCACTCCTTCACGGAGAATGATGCACAGAAGCTCACCGAGAATATTACGGCTGAGGAGCTCAAGGGCCGGATTCAGGGCGTGGCGGACCGGTTCGTGCTGGCGGCCAAAGACCGGAACATCCGGATGGTGCTGCTGAACGCCCGCGCGGTCAAGAGCCTCGAGAAGGGGCGTATCCTGCATCCGCTCGATTCGATTTATGAGGCACTGACCGGTGCGGATGGAGCGATTCCGAGGATTGCCAAAGCCGGCTACAAGATGGCGCCGGCCGAGCCGTTCCAGCTCGTCCACTCTTCGTGGCAGACTCCGGCCAAGCTGCTCGTCTGGGCGGGCAGTGTGGCGCTCATCGCGCTGATGATCTCGTACTTCATTCCCGAAATTACCGCGGTGGTGTTCCTGCTTGGCATGATCGGATCGGCTGGGTTGTATGTGTTGAGCTCCTCCCTCTTCTCCCAGGGACTTGCCTTGGGAGCGGGAACGAGCGCCGCTACGCTATCCATCATGGTTGCTTTGCAGGCTGCGAGGCGGAAGCTCGATAAGCCTGACGGTAACCGGCTTCTCTTCGCGATTGGCCTGCTGCTCCGCGCCTCGCTGATTTCGGTCATAGGGCTGCTTTTCATCGTCGGTCTGCTTAATCAGATCCAGTATTCGCTCGTGCTTGAGCAGTTCCGTGGAGTCAGCGTGCTCCATTTGGCGCCGATCGCCTTGGTGGGGCTGTACTGGCTGCTCTTTATGGACAAAGTGAGCTATAAGGAAAGATGGGCAAGAGCCCAATCGATGTTATCGTCCAATATCAGTGTACTCTGGATCGTGGCGGCTGCGGTTCTGGCGGCTGCAGGGTACTACTACTTATCGAGAACCGGCAACGAGGGGCAGGCATCCGATTGGGAGAAATATTTCCGTTCCTTCCTGGAGAACACGCTCGGCGTGAGACCGCGGACCAAGGAATTCCTGCTGTCTCATCCGCTGTTCATCCTCGGGGCTTATCTCAGCTTTAAATACCGCAGTGCTCTTCTGCTGATTCTGGCGGGAGTCATCGGACAGGCATCCGTTGTCGATACGTTCGCCCATCTGCACACGCCGCTGCAGATTTCTGCCATTCGGGTGCTGTACGGGCTCGGCTTCGGTACGCTGATCGGCATCGCATTGATTATCGTATGGGAAATCATCACAAGGAGTTGGCAGCGTTGGGTACCCCGGTTAAACGAATAG
- the csaB gene encoding polysaccharide pyruvyl transferase CsaB → MGTPVKRIVLSGYYGFNNSGDEAVLQSILLALQEQGERQGVTFHPVVLSVNPAETARTYGVESAHRMRPMELWKALRGADGLISGGGSLLQDETSPKTIPYYLGVIRLAQLLGKPVFVYSQGIGPVHRPKFFGWIRSAFQRCRVVTVRDEESKALLQQMGLSGSEVEVVPDPVMGMPLKNAARHRDPAGADSGLAPVIGVSVRFWNKDRSELDAAAEALRKVMEETDAVVRFLPFHLPSDEEASEYVAQRLGETYKHRISIAKGVTHPQDMLAETASVSVLLGMRLHSLIYAAGRYVPMVGISYDPKIDQFLNRLSMQAACSTQAPNAAAIAETLLHLLKSREAWREDKRQVIERLKSEAHRPAERIAAFYSKAQGRR, encoded by the coding sequence TTGGGTACCCCGGTTAAACGAATAGTGCTATCCGGCTATTACGGATTCAATAACAGCGGTGACGAAGCCGTACTGCAGTCCATTCTGCTGGCGCTGCAGGAGCAGGGAGAACGACAGGGTGTAACTTTTCACCCTGTCGTTCTGTCCGTCAACCCTGCGGAGACGGCACGGACCTACGGCGTGGAGTCGGCCCATCGCATGCGGCCCATGGAGCTGTGGAAGGCCCTTCGGGGAGCGGACGGCCTGATCAGCGGAGGCGGCAGCCTGCTGCAGGACGAGACAAGCCCCAAGACGATTCCGTATTACCTTGGAGTTATTCGGCTGGCCCAGCTGCTCGGTAAGCCCGTATTCGTCTACTCTCAGGGGATCGGACCGGTTCACCGTCCGAAGTTCTTCGGCTGGATCCGTTCCGCTTTCCAGCGCTGCCGTGTGGTTACCGTCCGCGACGAGGAGTCCAAGGCGTTGCTGCAGCAAATGGGACTCAGCGGCAGCGAGGTCGAGGTAGTACCCGATCCGGTGATGGGCATGCCGCTTAAGAATGCCGCACGCCACAGGGATCCGGCAGGTGCAGACAGCGGCTTGGCACCGGTCATCGGAGTGTCGGTCCGTTTCTGGAACAAGGACCGCTCAGAACTGGACGCTGCCGCGGAGGCGCTCAGGAAGGTGATGGAGGAGACGGACGCCGTTGTCCGCTTCCTGCCCTTCCACCTCCCATCTGATGAGGAAGCCTCAGAGTATGTCGCTCAGCGCCTGGGGGAAACCTATAAACACCGGATTTCGATCGCCAAAGGAGTTACTCATCCGCAGGACATGCTGGCAGAAACGGCTTCGGTCTCGGTACTGCTGGGGATGCGCCTGCACTCTCTGATCTATGCGGCCGGAAGATACGTGCCGATGGTGGGTATCTCCTACGATCCGAAGATTGATCAGTTTCTGAACCGGCTTTCCATGCAGGCCGCCTGCAGTACGCAGGCTCCGAACGCCGCGGCGATTGCGGAGACTTTGCTTCACCTGCTGAAGAGCAGGGAAGCTTGGAGGGAAGACAAACGCCAGGTAATCGAACGGCTGAAGAGCGAGGCTCACCGGCCTGCTGAGCGGATTGCGGCATTTTACAGCAAGGCGCAAGGACGCAGATAA
- a CDS encoding glycosyltransferase family 4 protein — protein MNLLYGIGFAAALLIALVMTPLVRRFAFWAKAVDAPNHRKVHSRIMPRLGGLAIFIAFIGAYFIVSPAIDTLKADVVFGLLVGGTIVVLVGALDDRFDLSPKIKLLGQILAASVVVYSGVTIDLVNVPFGDETISLSWLAVPLTIFWIVGVTNAINLIDGLDGLSAGVSAIATTTILVLALMMGNVTVVLLCTLLLGSIIGFLFYNFHPAKIFMGDSGALFLGFTLATLSVLGFKQATVVSLLVPIMILGVPLSDTFFAIMRRWVNNLPISAADKSHLHHCLLRMGFSHRTTVLIIYGIATFFGFSAVLLSYMSEQQALWGAVILVAVLLVVLVVGAEFIGIISRTKRPVLHFLNKIRMKTMQRMTK, from the coding sequence ATGAATCTGTTATATGGAATCGGTTTTGCCGCAGCATTATTGATTGCTTTGGTAATGACACCGCTGGTAAGACGCTTTGCATTCTGGGCTAAGGCAGTCGATGCACCGAACCACCGCAAGGTACATAGCCGGATTATGCCCCGGCTGGGCGGACTCGCGATCTTTATAGCATTCATCGGAGCTTATTTCATCGTCTCTCCTGCAATAGATACCCTTAAAGCTGATGTCGTGTTCGGCCTTTTGGTTGGAGGAACGATCGTCGTGCTCGTCGGAGCGCTCGATGACCGCTTCGATTTGTCTCCGAAGATCAAGCTGCTGGGACAAATCCTGGCTGCTTCCGTTGTGGTTTACTCTGGGGTCACCATTGATTTGGTCAACGTCCCATTCGGCGACGAAACGATCTCTTTGTCTTGGCTGGCGGTACCGCTCACGATCTTCTGGATCGTCGGTGTTACCAACGCTATTAACCTGATTGACGGGCTGGACGGCCTGTCTGCCGGTGTATCGGCGATTGCCACGACAACGATTCTGGTGCTCGCCTTGATGATGGGCAACGTTACCGTCGTTCTCCTGTGTACCCTGCTGCTCGGAAGCATCATCGGTTTCCTTTTCTATAACTTTCATCCTGCCAAGATCTTCATGGGCGACTCCGGGGCGCTGTTCCTGGGCTTTACGCTTGCAACCCTTTCGGTTCTGGGCTTCAAACAGGCCACAGTGGTCTCCCTGCTCGTACCGATTATGATTCTTGGAGTTCCTTTATCCGATACGTTCTTCGCCATCATGCGCCGCTGGGTGAACAACCTGCCCATATCCGCGGCGGACAAGAGTCATCTTCATCACTGCCTGCTGCGTATGGGGTTCAGTCACCGGACTACGGTCCTGATTATCTATGGAATTGCTACTTTCTTCGGCTTCTCGGCCGTACTGCTCTCCTATATGTCTGAACAGCAAGCCTTATGGGGCGCTGTCATTCTGGTAGCCGTGCTTCTGGTGGTTCTGGTCGTGGGTGCGGAATTTATCGGTATTATCTCGCGTACGAAGCGTCCGGTCCTGCATTTCCTTAATAAGATCCGTATGAAAACCATGCAGCGCATGACCAAATAA